From a single Ignavibacteria bacterium genomic region:
- a CDS encoding flavodoxin family protein — MKVIAINGSPRADGNTFHALNLVGNELKAEGIDFAILHIGHKAIHGCLGCNKCAKNKDEKCSIKTDDLNGYIQALKEADGIIIGSPVYYSGVAGTMKCFLDRVFYVSGSNGNLFRHKVAAAVTAVRRTGGSATLDSLYHYLTYSEMILATANYWNVIHGRSEGEALQDTEGSQIMSVLGKNMAWLLKMKEAASCTVTPPEKQKKVSMNFIR, encoded by the coding sequence ATGAAAGTAATAGCAATAAACGGAAGCCCCAGGGCAGACGGAAATACTTTTCACGCCCTTAATCTGGTGGGGAATGAACTGAAGGCTGAGGGAATTGATTTTGCGATCCTTCACATAGGCCACAAAGCAATCCATGGATGTCTTGGATGCAACAAGTGTGCTAAGAATAAAGATGAGAAATGCTCAATTAAAACAGATGACCTGAACGGTTACATACAGGCATTAAAAGAAGCTGATGGAATTATTATCGGCTCGCCTGTTTATTATTCGGGCGTTGCAGGTACAATGAAATGCTTCTTAGACCGCGTGTTTTATGTCTCGGGCTCTAATGGCAATCTCTTCCGTCATAAAGTTGCCGCAGCCGTAACAGCTGTAAGAAGAACAGGAGGCTCAGCCACACTTGACAGCTTATATCATTATCTGACGTACTCTGAGATGATTCTGGCTACAGCCAATTACTGGAATGTCATTCATGGCAGAAGTGAAGGCGAGGCTCTCCAGGATACAGAAGGCAGCCAGATAATGAGCGTACTTGGAAAGAATATGGCGTGGCTTTTGAAGATGAAAGAAGCTGCATCATGCACTGTTACGCCGCCTGAGAAACAGAAAAAAGTAAGCATGAATTTTATAAGATAA
- a CDS encoding YciI family protein, producing the protein MHYLLIYELTPDYLERRVEFRDEHLRLAWEAHDNEELILGGALSDPVDEAILLFKGETPEVAEKFARVDPYVKNGLIKKWQVRPWTTVVGSLASTPVKPA; encoded by the coding sequence ATGCATTATTTATTGATTTACGAACTGACTCCTGACTACCTGGAAAGAAGGGTAGAATTCAGGGATGAGCATCTAAGGCTTGCCTGGGAGGCACACGATAATGAGGAGCTGATCTTAGGAGGCGCACTTTCTGATCCTGTTGATGAGGCGATACTCTTGTTTAAGGGTGAGACGCCTGAGGTGGCAGAGAAGTTTGCCCGCGTTGATCCATACGTTAAAAACGGGCTTATAAAAAAGTGGCAGGTCAGGCCATGGACAACTGTCGTAGGAAGCCTGGCTTCAACTCCTGTTAAACCTGCATGA
- a CDS encoding DUF4440 domain-containing protein, whose product MKKPEEVLKAWIETVNKRDIENILAFYNRDAVLIPTFSNRILDTPVKIRGYFEKLGSNEELNVKLHENTVKVQKVSATVFALSGIYLWRLSVEGELLNFEARFSFVLDLNLQGAIIQHHSSQIPRML is encoded by the coding sequence ATGAAAAAGCCCGAAGAAGTTCTGAAAGCCTGGATTGAGACTGTTAACAAAAGAGATATTGAAAACATTCTTGCCTTCTATAACCGGGATGCCGTTCTGATCCCGACATTTTCAAACAGGATACTCGACACCCCGGTAAAAATACGCGGTTACTTTGAGAAGCTGGGCTCAAATGAGGAGCTTAATGTTAAACTGCATGAAAATACGGTGAAGGTGCAGAAGGTATCGGCAACCGTTTTTGCCCTTTCGGGAATATATCTCTGGCGTTTATCTGTTGAAGGGGAATTACTTAATTTTGAAGCAAGGTTTAGTTTCGTGCTGGATCTTAACTTGCAGGGAGCAATCATTCAGCATCACTCATCGCAGATTCCGCGGATGCTATGA